A segment of the Candidatus Nitrososphaera gargensis Ga9.2 genome:
CCTATCTGACCCCTAACATAGGCATGGAGCCAATAATGCTTGGAATAATTTCGTTTGACATGATCGTTGGCATGCTCCTCGGCATGGCAACCAGCCCTCTCATGATGAAGGGGATCAAAGCGATCAGGCAAAAGAGAAAACTTGACAGGATGCTGCATGAGATAGCTGAGATCAGAAACAAAGGTCCAGCTGTTTAATTCGGTCATATCATCGGTTAGCCTTTACAGCTCTGTTATTCTTAGCACAAATCAATTGTCAGCCGGTATTTTACAGCCATAACTGCTTCATGAATCATGTTGGCTGCAATACCCGATAGAATGTGCACGCCGACTATTCTGTTGTTTTTCTTTGGGTCAACTGCCATTTTTATCAAGCCTTTCGTGTCATTTACTGTCAAGGCTTTTGGCACTTCTGTCATTGGCAGAGTTCTGCATGAACAATAGCCGTACTTTGCCATCATAGTTTCTTCCGTCAGACCAACAAAGGCAAACGGGGCGAGGTAAAGATAGCCGACGGCACGGTGAGCAGGCCTGTCTTTTTGTGGCTGCCCACTAGAGCATTTTCGGCAGCAGTTGCTCCTGCTTTTGCTGCCAATGTCTCAAGCATTGGCTCACCAACTACATCACCACCAGCCCAAATGTGCTCCGCCGACGTACGCATTTCTGAATTAACTATGACAACCCCGTCTTTTCTTGTTTTGATGCCAGCATTTTCCAAATGCAACAGCAGTGTTCGGCCTTCTCCCTGTTGCCATTAAAAGCTGCTCAGCTTCAAAAACCAGCACTTTCTTTCCTGTGTCCACTGACGCTTTAACATATTTTGAACCGTCTTTCTGGTACACTTGATCTACCTGTACGCCTGTAACAATATCAATTCGGTCATCCGTGGATATCAAATGTCTCAAAGCATCTGAAATCTCTGGTTCGTGATCTGGTATTATCCTGTCGCTTCGCTGTAGCAGAGTAACTTTAGTACCAAACCTAGCATACATTTGTGCGAATTCCAAGCCCAAAGCCCTGCCGCCAATGACGATCATTGAAGACGGCTTTGAGCGATAATGCTTCATTACTTGTTAAATAGTCAACTTCGTCTATACCTTTGAATGGCGGAACTGATGGCGAAGACCCTGCAGCGAGTATAAACTTGTCAGCTTCAAGTGTTCTGCCATTGTCAAGCCTGATTCTTTTCTTTGACACAAAAGCTGCGCTTGCCTTGATTAACTCTATATTTTTCAACCCTGAAACTACGTCTTGATATTTTTGCTTGCGTAAAGACCTGACCAAGCGATCCTTGTCGGATATAGTCTTGGCAAAATCAAAGCCAGAGTCACACGGGAGGATGTAGGGATATGGCAGCTCTTTTACAGAATGCAGTACCTCGGCAGTGCCAAGCAGGTTCTTACTTGGAACACAGCCTACATTGACGCATGTTTCTCCCAAAGCAGCGCGCTCCACCAAAGCAGTTTTGACATTATGCATATCGGCCTTGATAGCTGCGCTAAAGGCCGCCGCTCCGCCACCGATTATTATGAGGTCATATTTTGCGTCTTTTGATGCCATGATCTACGCTAGTTTGTACAAGTAAAAAGGATCGTAGTTAGCCTTTATTGAATTGATCAAATAACTGTTTACTGTTAGAAAATCAGCACAACCCTTGAACTTTGGCTCAGATAGCATCAGTTCTTTACTAGTTGTTGTTTTATCTGCAGACCAATCAAATGCACTAATCTTCTAGCTTGATCGTGACCTCTTCTCCCATGCCTATTGGCACTGTGACTGACTGGACATTGCGCCTGCTTTGTACGTGGCGCGCATACTTTTTCATCATGGGTCGATAATGTGGCGGGAACAGCATGTTATCTGCAGCAATTATTCCTCCAACTCGTACAAGTGGCAGGATGAGATCAAAATACTTGATAATATTTTCCTTGTCAGCGTCAAGCAGGACAAAGTCAAATCTGCATTTGAGCGTGCGCAGCACGTCAAGGGCAACACCTTGCTTTATCTCTATCAGTTTTTCAATGCCAGCCTGCTTGAAGTTTTTCTCTGCACGTGCCACCTTCAGCGGATCCATTTCAATGGTTACGATTTTGCCTTTCTTGCCAACGGCGTCTGCAAACCAGAGCGTGGAAAAGCCGACCGACGTGCCAACTTCTAATACGCGCTTGGCCTTGATCGCCTTAAGAAGTATCGAAAAGAACATGCCCGTGTCTGCCGTGATTGCCAGCATTTCTTGGCCGCTTGGAACCCTTGCCTTGCCGCTCCTCTCCATGTTTGACTGCCGGTCAAGTTTTGATATTACCCGAAGAATTCTGCCGTCCAACTTACTTTGCGCCTTTTTGCTTTGAAAGCGATAAAAGGTTCACTTTTTCAGCCTCGTCATTTATTTCCATCACCGACAGCTGCTGTTTGTGCAGCTGGTCCTTGCGCGCCTTCCAGCCTTCAATAGCAATCCTGTGATCGTCCGATATCATTTCTTCTTCAGGCAAGGTAGATGGAAAAACATGCACGCCGGCTTTTAATCTTTACAGACATCAACATTTTTTATCGCGGTCATGCAATTGAAAGTGCATGGAGTTTGTCAAGGTCGAGGAGCTCGATGTCAGCAAGCCGATAATGATTGCAGCCATGCAGGACATGGGCAATGTAGGCAGCATCGCGATTGATTTTATCAATAAAAGCCTCGATACCAAGTGCTTCCGTTATGTCTCGCCGCCGTACCCAAATTACGTCGTGGACAAGGGGGGCCATATCGACTTTCAGCAGGAACAGTGGGAGTACCGCTACGGTAACGGCATCATCGTGTTTGGCGGTGGCGTCGGCCAGCCCCAGACAAACCAGGAGCTCTACGAGCTCTGTCAGGACGTTATTGACGTTGCCAAGTCGTACTCGGTGCAGCTCGTCTACACACTGGGCGCATTCCACACCGACAGAAACTATGGCAAGAACCCAAGGACGCTTGTAACCACCACTTCTCGTGAACTGACCGACCAGATAGCAAGGCTTGGGCTAGAACTCACGCCCGGCTCGTCGATGATAACCGGCTTTAATGGCCTGATACTTGGCTATGCGAAAAAGAACAACATGCAGGGGATCGGCCTGTACGCAGAGATCGACGATCCGCAGGTGCCGCAGTACAGGTCGGCAAAGAGCCTGCTGGTTTCGCTTGAAAAGCTGACGTACCAGAAATTCAAGGGGATGGAAGAGCTCGACGAGATCGCAGGCGCTATCGACAGCGAGCTTGACAGGATGAGAGGGTCTGGCGACTCGCTGTACCGGCCGTGATCACTTTATCTGTATGCCATGATCGAGCCTTTCCAGCTTGCGGCATATCATCTTAAACGAATCAATGACATCCAGCTCGATGACGCCGGGCAGGTGCTGTATGTTGTGGACATAGTTGCTGACGACGTATAGGTCCTGCACCCTTGTTTCTATAGCGATGTTGTTGCTTCTCTTTAGGTCCTCCCCATCAGACCTATTTATCACCTGAAGCGTAGGAGCAAGCTTCCTTTGGGTCTCAGTATCAAGCGGGTACCTGCCAGAGCGGATCGAGTCCTCGACCATTTTGCACAGCTCTGAAATCTTCATCTATGATTTCCAGATTTGCAGCCTTCTTAATCTATGTTGCCGGTTCTAGTATACATGAGCGAAAGGCCAGAAGACAGGAGCAAGGACTCGAAAAAGACCGCTGAAGACAACATCGAGCAGCCACTGGACAAGCAGGACCCGACCGAGCCAGTAAAGGTCGGCGGAGCAAAAGAGGGCAAGGGCACGGCGCTGTAGTTTCTTTATAGAGGAAGTAATGCATGAAATCTATCTGAACAAGACATCGCTTTCTTTTATTAGTCAATTATAGAAAAGGTGTGCTAGAGATAAGCCATTGCAGACCGCATAACTTTCTTCTCTCCCACACCCCAAACTCCCGCGGTCTGCAATGCTTCTTCTTTTTCTAACATATACAATGTCGCGCAAGTCGATTAAAACGGGCACCCTTTGAGAAGGTGTATGTGTATGTGTATGTGTATGTGCTCTCGCTACAATCGTCCTTGTCATCCTGCTGTCGCGCTTGTTGCAATGGAGAAGATACTGCCGTACGAGGGGATCCAGTCTGATCCTCCTGATAATAGCTGCCATAATCGCAGTCGTCCTGATAATCTTGGTATTTGGCGGGATCCGGTCCCCTAGCCGCCTTCTTCCCCTTCTGCCTCTGCTGCATATGACGGCCCGGCCACCTTCAGCTGCCTCCTGTACATCTCTACAATCTCCTCGGTGGCAGTGGCGTCCTCCGGCTTTTTGTCGTCGCGGATTTTCCCAGTGAACTTTGGAAAGCGGAGCGCAAGACCATAGCCAGGCCTCAGTGCATTCAATGCCGCGGCGTGCGACGGGCTGAGCGTGATCTCGGAAGCAATTACCTCGATCACCATGTTGGGCTCAAACCACACATCCATGTCCATTCCTGTCTGGACGCGGGCGTGACGCTGGTTGATGATGTGTTTTTCGAGCTCATTGTAGAACTGCTCAAGGTGCACGTCCGTAAAGCCGGTGCCCACTTTGGTGACGCTCTGGAACATGTCTGTCTTTTGGTCGTATGCAGCCAAGAGGAGCGCGCCGTACTTGCCTGTGCGCCTGCCCCTTCCGTGTAGCGCGCCGACGACCACCAGATCAAGTGTGTCTGCAAGGTCGCTGCGGTATTCACGCTTTAGCTTGACCCACGCGTACTCCCTTGCGCCTGCCCGGTACGTGCTTGACAACTGCTTTATCATGACTCCCTCGCAGCCATCCTCTATCGCAGCCGCCATGAACCGGTCGATCTCTTCCGGCTTGGTCGCAATCGTCTGCTCTATCAGCCTGACCTTGTTATCATCCTTGACTGCATCGATTATCTTTTTGAGAAGCTTCCTTCTTTCCATGTAGGTCAGTTCCGTCTTGCTCTTTCCGTCGACATACAACACGTCAAAAAAGTTCATGACGACGGGATAGTTCTCCATCGCCTCCTCTACACCGTATTTGCGCCGGCGGTGCATCAGTTCCTGAAAGGGTAGATAATCCCCAGTCTCCGCGTTTATCGCAACCACCTCGCCTTCCAGTATCACTTCGGATTTTATCGACTTGATGGCTTCAGCAACGTCTGGGTAGTGGCTGGTTATCTTTTCCAGCCTCCTTGAAAATAGTTCCACGTTCTGCTTGCCCTTGTGTAGTTGCACGCGCTCACCGTCCAGCTTGTACTCGACTGCAGCCTTGCCCTCCATGCGCTCAAGTGCTTCTTCCGCGGTCCTGATGCGCTCGGCAAGCATCGGCCGAATTGGCTTGAACAGGGTTATCTTGATCGATTTGACGGCATCAAGTCCCTTTGTGGCAAGCAGCCTGGCGACTGTGCCAAGGTCGCTTGAAACGTTGTATGCGTTTTCAAGCACCTGCCTGTTTGCCTTGTCGCCAGTGAACGCGACTGCCAGCGCGTCAAGCACGGTATAGTCCGCTATCCCGAGCCGCAGCTGACCCATGACGAATTTTATGATGTAGCGGCCTTCTGCAGCAGTAGCGTCGTTGAGCAGGCTGCTTATAAGGCGCAGCTTGGTTTCCTGCGAGCCCGGGCCAGTGGTGCGCGCGACCCTGTCAAATGTAGAATACACCCGCTCAACTGTCATGGGCTCTGAAAAGAGAGTGGACTGGCTTTTTGACTTCATTGCCTCGCCGGCCGCATCCCCTAGGTCGCCCGTCTTTTGGTATAACTTTTCTATCTGCAGTTGGTCTTTGCCCGATGAGCTCGCTATCGCCCTTATGACCATTCTTTCTGCCACCCCCAGCTCAATGCCTTCATAGTCGGGGTACAGCTTGCCCTGTATGAGGTAGGTCACCTTGTCGATGATGTCAGGAGGCGTCTTCCTCAACAGGGCGACGAGGTATTCGGTGAGCGCAAGCCTGCTAGAGGTCTGCTCCATCTGCTCAAATGTCTCCACTATGGGCGCAAAGTCCAAGGTATCCCAGCTCTATTTCCTGTGCGCTTAAAGTTTATCTGAATGAATATTAAAGGGCTGCAAGCTAGGGAACAAAGACATGGGAGGTAACAAGAAAAAGCCGGTTGGCTCTTCCGACAAGACTGCCCAAGTTGGGCCGGGAGGAGCAGAGATCAAGCAGGCTTCTGAGGAAAAGAAGAAGGCGCCAAAGCCCCAGCAGAAGCAAAAGCTCGCCGTAATGGTTGAGGAGCCAGCAGGCATGAAGGCTTTGCAGGGTATGAAGTCGATAACCACGCAGGCGCTTGCAAGGAACATTGGAGTGAAAATCTCTGTCGCCAACACATTCATCAAGTCACTTGAGCAAAAGGGCACGATAAGAGCAGTGGGCGGCTACAGTGGCCACAAGGTCTACCAGCTGGTCAAGCAGTGAACTCAGGCTTTTTTTACAACCATCACGTCGCCGGGCTGGCTCGACTCGACAACTTCAATATTTCCTGTTATTATGCCAAGCGGGTTCATGGGCTGGACGGTCGCATCCTGCAAGAACACGCATATCGAGCCATTTGTCGTGAGGTATGCAAGGTCGCCACGGCGAAATTGTGTCTTTTGCTTTTCTGCCCCGATGACAAGGCCAGTCTCGATGTAGGCAAACTTGTCCGCGTACCTGTGGATCCTGTCCTGCAGCGGTAAGGCCTTTAGTATCGCGTTTGAAGTGAGCGGGGCCAAGTGGCGCACGAGCTCGGCCGATGCAGAGCCCTTGTTGGCTATTTCGATCGTCAGCTTGAACCGGGAAACCGACCCGGCCGGTGGCTGCTGCATATCACAGCTGATGCACTTTGCATATTATGAAAATGTTTCTTTCTGTTTAAGAGCAATGACCTTGCATTAGAATATAACGTATGGTCAGAGCAAAGAGGGCCAAATCATATAGGGAGCGCAGGAAATTGGCCAAGGCAGCAAGGAAGGGCAGCATAAAAGGCAGCGGCAAGTACAGGGAAAAGAAGCGCGACGGCATGAGGACATACAGCGAAACATAAATACAAGATCCTGTATCATAATAATGTCAGAATAATATAGTCCCCAGTGTAGGTTTTAACGAATTAGGGCAAACATTTAATTAGATATCATTTATTTTTCCCATTATTCTTGGTAGTGAAACATTCTTCAAAAAAATCTGCTGCACCCAAAAAGCCCGCTACTACTGCCAAGGCTAAAACCAAGAAGGCAAGTGCACCAAGACCGCTGAAGAAGAACAAGAAAGGCGCTGCTTCCAGAAAGCAGGTGCAGGAATTGATCGCATCGAAAAAGTCGTCGCGGCCTGCCGACGAGGTTGTCACTTATCCAGAAGTCGAGTACGAGCTTAAGGAGATAGAACCCCAAGGAAACAAGGTGCTCATTGGCCCGCCATGGCTCACGCGCTTTGAGCGCGCTAGGATAACCGGTTCGCGGTCGCTCCAGCTGTCGCTTGGTGCGCCGCCGCTTATCAAGGTGCCCGAACAGGCCAAGAGCTCGATCATGCTTGCAGTGGAAGAGATAGACGCCAAGGCGCTCCCGATTTCTATAAGGCGCATACTGCCAAACGGCGTGTACCAGGACATTCCCATCGACTGGATGAAGTAGAGCTATAGCTAGCTAGATTTCTTTCAGCTTGCTTTCGTCAAAGATCTCAGAGCCGTACCACCGGTAGCGGAAGTAGTCAAGGCACCACTCGTGGAATACAGGATCGGAGCTGTAGAATATGATGTTCATGTCAGTCTCACCCTTTTGGGTTGGAAAGAGGACTGCTGCCTGCTTTTCGTTCAGGATCACCGCCACTTGCACGCTTTCGACCATCCTGCGCTCTATGGCACCCTTGTTCAAGAGCTCGTTGTGACCAAGCTTTTTCAAAAGTTCTTTTCTGCCCTTTGGTATGATGACGTCCTTTGGAAAGATGTAGCTGTACTTTACCCCCTTTTCCTTTACGCGGGTGACCGCCGGCTCGATCAGATCGATGGGCACCTGTGGTACGATCTCATAGATATATTCATCAGCCTGCCGGTAAATGTCCTTCCAGCGCTCTAGTATCGCCACCACGCCCTTTACAAACTCACACTTGTCAAGCGCGCCGAGCCTCATGATGAACTTGATTGGAAGCTCGCCTAGCACATGCTCTGAAAAGTAGTCTTTGTGCTTTGCAAGGTAGTTGAGCGTCGGGATCTGCTTGATTATCGTGTTGCCAAAGGTCGTCAGCGAGAACACGCCTTCAGGGTCTTTCTCTATCAGTCCGGCGTCCTGAAGGCGCTTGACATTGCGGTGGACCTCCTGCATGGTTATCCCGAGGTCCTTTGACAGCTGCGATATCTTGGCCCGCTTTTCGTTAAGCCGGAACATTATGGCAAGCCTCTGCTCGCTAGCTAGTTCGATAAAGGTGTCCTTTGTGTTGACATACGGCGCCAAGACGTCTTCTTCAGCAGGAGGCATATGGTATTGCATCAACCCGGCCACTGTTTTAAACATTCCACCTATTATTATTACCACTACTACTAGTAGTGGCTAGCGTGCTCGGAATGAGGGCGATTCGTTCTCCTGATGGCAATGACTCCGACTATTATGAACCCCACGCCTATGGCCAGAATGATATAGTCTGCCAGCATAATCGAGGCCCAGACAGGGTTCATTGTCCCGGCCCATATGAACAGGAGGGCCAGGAACACAAGCGCAATGCCTGTGATTGTTTCGCCGTTAATCCGTTGCTTTCCGCCGCCTTCAGCCATATATACAATTTCTGTCTTGTGCAGGATTATTAATAGCTTTGATTGTTTGCTAAAATGCTAGTGCTCGCGGACAAGCGTGCCCCTGCACTGCTCGCATATCGTTTCGTCAATGTTTGACTCGATGCTGTGGTGCACGTCGCATATGATGAGCGTGTAGCGCATATAGTTGCACAGCCCCACAAATTTGGCCAGTGTGCTTGGCGTGTATGCCTTGTTGGTCGACAGATCTTTGGCGATGTCGTCTATCATGCGCATGACCTCCCTGACCGATTCGAGCTTTGAGATGAGCTCGATGTCGCCCCTTGTGCCCCTCACATAGTTGCTGACCGCTGCTTGTGTGATCCCGAGAACCTTGGCCACATCCTCCTCCTTGAGAGAGTATTCCTTGATCAACTTTTTTGCAAGGATTGCCCTTACTGCAGGAATAAGGGACTTGGCTTCAATCTCTGAAGGAAGTAGCATGTAGGGTGCACAATGGTTTTTATTTTTTACTATATAAAGGTTCTTAGTACTGCCTACCACTGTTTATATCAGGCACAAACAGAGGGAGAAAAAGAGATGAAGGCAGTCTTTGTAAAGGGCCACAGCGCCGTTTCAGTTGACGATGTCAAGGTTCCCGAGCTTGCCAGCGCCGGCGACGTCCTTGTAAAAATGCGCGCCTGCGGGCTGTGCGGATCCGACCTTGAAAAGGTCTATGGCGAGTACGGCATGACATCCGGCAGGCTTGGGCACGAGCCGGCAGGAGAGGTCATGGCTGTCGGAAAATCCGTCAAGGACTTTGCGCCTGGCGACCGCGTCTTCATTCATCACCATGTTGCGTGTTACTCGTGCCACTACTGCAAGCACGGCGACCACACGATGTGCCCCTCTTACCAGACGAGCAACATCACTCCCTGCGGCCTTGCAGAGCAGTTCCTTGTGCCAGAGTGGAACGTGTCAAGGGGCGGGCTCATAAAGCTGCCAGACAGCGTCAGCTACGACGAGGCATCGCTTGTGGAGCCGCTTGCGTGTTGCATCAGGGCGTGGAACAAGTGCAACTTTCAAAAAGGCGACGACGTCGCGGTGATTGGAGCCGGCCCGGCCGGCTTGATGCACGTGCTATTAGCGCAGGCGTATGGCGCGCGCAAGATATTTGTAATAGATATTAACGATTTCCGGCTGAAATTTGCAGAAAAGTACGGAGTACAAGCGTTCAATCCTATGACGGATCAGGATCTGGCAGCCAAAATCAGACCCGCGACTGAGGGAAGGGGCGTTGACGTATGCATTGTGGCAACTGGCAGCATGAAGGCGCTTCTGCAGTCGTTTGAGCTGACCCGAAAGGGAGGCAACATCATGCTCTTTGGCGTGCCCCCGAAAGGCTCGCAGATATCATACGACATGAGCAAGCTCTATTCAAACGAACAATCGATCATCCCAAGCTACGCCGCTTCAGAGATCGAGACAAACGAGGCGCTCAAGATAATCGCAGAAAAGCAGGTCGACATGACGTCGCTTATCACCCACCGGTTTGACATCGCCAAGGCCGCCGATGCGGTCAAGTGCGCGCACGAGGCCAAGGACGCCATGAAGGTGATCGTGACTGCCAACTCGTAGATCTAGAACTGTTTGGCTATAGAAAAGAGAGCACAAAGGGCATCAATTCTGGACAGCTGAGTCCAAGATAGTGTCCAGATTGATTTTTGAAGGTGAACATTCTGATACCAAAAGAAAAACTAGGTACGGGCAAAACCCTTTAAGATATTCAAAAAAATATTTGCAAAATTAAGTTAGCCATGAAGCCATTATTAATTAGAACCCTCTCAGCCAATCTTTACTATAATTCAAAGGATTCACGTGTTGTCATTATCTTATTATTGCTTATCCTAATGCATGGATAGTAAATGGTTATCGTGTACAACAGGCATAGACTATTCTACATATAGAAACAGCAGGCTTGGAATAAGCAGCATACAGTATCCTTCAAAGTGGAACGTGGAGATAGAGTTTTGGGTGACAACACTGTTAGGTTTATCAATATCGAGCCAAGAGCTTTATTTGACCATGCCTTTGATATCTATGTATATACAACGGGCTACCTATCTTATTATCTATCACCAGATACCCCGCTATCTGACGTAGCTGCAGGAATAATCAATGAGACCACAAGTGATTTACAGGATATCCAGCTCTCAGATCAAATAGGTGGTCCTATAATTGATGGCAATCCACCCATATCTATAGCTTATATGTATACTGATCGACTTTATGGTGATACCAGCGCAATTAGAACCATTACAATAGATCAAAACAACGTATATGATTTTCTATATCAAGCAAGGCCAGAATCGTTTAGTGAGGCAATTCCAATAATGAATGAAATATTAGCCTCATTCAGAACATCATGACTCCCTCCTACTACTACTACCACACCAACAACGCTCCCACAAAATAGGCCGCCGCCACAGACTTCATGCATCGACCCACCTCCAGGATTGGTCAGTTGGTGGCCCGGCGACTGGAGCGCAGGCGACATATGGAGTAATAACGATGGTATTTTGCAAAATGGCGCGTCGTTTGGCCCGGGTGCAGTTGGCGGGGGCGGACAGGCATTTAAGCTCGATGGTGTCGATGACTATATCGAGATACCATCCACAGACATCGCCGATACTTTTACAGTTGACTTTTGGCTCAATCCGGAGTGGTCTACAAGGTACGAGCACTTGATATCAAACCACTATACGAACAATGGCAGTTTCGGGGCGCGCTATCTGAATTATGACGCTTTAGAATACTGGCAGGACGGTCAGGTGCGGTTTGTGCAAGATGTGTCAGGTGGCTCTCAAAATACTATTACCATTATTCAACCAAACACATGGTCACACATAGCACTAGTCTACAACGGAAGCGGAATTCAAGTGTACGTCAATGGAGACGAGCAGTCGAGTATCCCCACCTCGGGCAGTGTACCGCATTCTGAGACCTTCAACAACGCGCTAAGAATTGGCTCATCAATTCCACACGAGTCGTCATATTTTCAAGGTCTTATTGATGACATAGAAATCTATAACCGACCCCTCTTTCAGCCAGAAATACGGGCAATCTTTGAGGGAGGTAAATGCCAAAAAAGAGGTCCCAGGTTAACTTAAGATTTTAAAACTGTCAGAATAGACGTACATGAGCTTTAATGTAGACCTCTACACTGCCTTCTGCACTAGCTGAAAGCGCTATCACAATCTATACACGAGTATGGCGAATTTCGTAGTAGAATTAAAACTCCTCTCAAAGTTGCGCTCCCAATTATATCCCTTATGCTATCACGGAGCCAACAGAAATTGAGCGGGTTAGTCTTGGACAAACCATTCATCTAGATGCTCTTGAGCACTTTGAGCACGACAGGGTGGCAGTTCTTGACAGGGTCGATTGAAACACAGAGGTAGTAGTTGTTTTCGTTTGAAAGCGCGATTGTCAGGAGCTTTACCTTGCCGTACTCGGTCAGCTGGTAGTTAAGGTGGCCCAAGTCGCCTTCGAACTGCTTGTTCAGCGCAAAGATCATTCTGCTTGCAAGGAAAGTGCCGTTGGTAATTCCGGCAAGTGAGCTATTGCTTATCCCATTGCTGTCGACGACGTTTTCTTTTAACCGGCTTGCCTTTATCAAAGGCGATTCGATGTCCTTCCGGTACTCGCCGACCAGCAGCTTGCCGGTGTCGTCTATGACTCCGGCAAACCGGATGTTCCTATCAGCCTGTAAAACCCCCATGCATAGTTCTCTGAAGTATTCGCGCTCTTCCATACATAGCACCCGACTTTGGAGTGCGTAGATTTAATGGTAATAATAAGGTAAAGATTCCCGAAAATAGGAACTAGCTATCAGCCTGCCATATGATGCATTGAACCAATTAAACTATATATAATAAAAATAGCCTGTCTGACCTTGATCATATTATGGACTGGGGAATGAAAAACAGGCTATCCAAAATAATCCGACCAGAGGATGGCCGCTGCCTCATGCTTGCAGTTGACCACGGCTACTTTCTCGGACCGACAGAGCGCCTCGAGGTTCCAAGGAAAACTATAGAGCCGCTTTTGCCCTATGCCGACTCGCTCATGCTCACCCGCGGCGTCCTGAGGACATCAGTTGACCCTACGACCGATGTGCCAATAGTTCTCCGTGTCTCTGGTGGGACGAGCATCATTGGCGAAGACCTGTCAAAGGAGACCATCACGGTATCGATTGAAGAGGCGATCAGGCTGAACGTGGTGTGCCTTGCGCTTTCAATATTTGTCGGCAGCAAGTACGAGCACCAGACGCTTACCAACCTTGCCAAGCTGGTTGATGAAGGCGAAAAGTATGGGATCCCGGTCTTGGCAGTCACGGCAGTCGGCAAGGAAATGGGCCGCGACGCGCGCTACCTCGGGCTTGCGTGCAGGGTTGCCGCAGAGCAGGGCGCGCATGTTGTCAAGACGTACTATTGCGAAAACTTTGAGCAGGTGGTGGAAGGCTGCCCGGTTCCCCTGATAATCGCAGGCGGCAAGAAACTGCCCGAGCCTGACGCACTAAAACTTGCTCATGATTCGATCACACATGGCGCGGTGGGTGTGGACATGGGAAGGAACATCTGGCAGTCAGACTACCCTGTGGCCATGATAAAGGCAGTGCGCGCAATCGTGCACAAGAATGTCGATGCCAAGGAAGCATACGGCATTTTCCTAAAGGAAAAGGAGAAGGAGCCGATCCAAAAAGAAACCAAGGTCTTGAAGGCAGTCAGCCAGTCAGGCTCGTTTGACTAGCTGGCAAGTTTTGACAGGTGCTGGTGGACCATCTTCCACTGGCCTTTTTTGTCTTTATGCAAAACAACTGTCGCCCGCGACTTGTTGTTGATCGACGTGCCGCGGAAGCTGTAATCGTCGACGATCATGCCAGTGACCTGCAGTACAAAGGTGGCAATAGCTGCGTCGCCGCCACCCATGACTTCTGTCTTTAGATCTTCGATCTTGAAATCATAGTCGGAGATGCTTGCGAACTGCAGCTGCTCGAGCATCAGCGCCCGCTCAAAGTCGCGCCGGTCGTACGGCGGCGAGTCGCCAAATTTTGTGAAGTTGGTGTAGAGGAATTCTTCGATCTTTTCAA
Coding sequences within it:
- a CDS encoding O-methyltransferase, with product MDGRILRVISKLDRQSNMERSGKARVPSGQEMLAITADTGMFFSILLKAIKAKRVLEVGTSVGFSTLWFADAVGKKGKIVTIEMDPLKVARAEKNFKQAGIEKLIEIKQGVALDVLRTLKCRFDFVLLDADKENIIKYFDLILPLVRVGGIIAADNMLFPPHYRPMMKKYARHVQSRRNVQSVTVPIGMGEEVTIKLED
- a CDS encoding PAC2 family protein, whose translation is MEFVKVEELDVSKPIMIAAMQDMGNVGSIAIDFINKSLDTKCFRYVSPPYPNYVVDKGGHIDFQQEQWEYRYGNGIIVFGGGVGQPQTNQELYELCQDVIDVAKSYSVQLVYTLGAFHTDRNYGKNPRTLVTTTSRELTDQIARLGLELTPGSSMITGFNGLILGYAKKNNMQGIGLYAEIDDPQVPQYRSAKSLLVSLEKLTYQKFKGMEELDEIAGAIDSELDRMRGSGDSLYRP
- a CDS encoding ATP-dependent DNA ligase, with amino-acid sequence MDFAPIVETFEQMEQTSSRLALTEYLVALLRKTPPDIIDKVTYLIQGKLYPDYEGIELGVAERMVIRAIASSSGKDQLQIEKLYQKTGDLGDAAGEAMKSKSQSTLFSEPMTVERVYSTFDRVARTTGPGSQETKLRLISSLLNDATAAEGRYIIKFVMGQLRLGIADYTVLDALAVAFTGDKANRQVLENAYNVSSDLGTVARLLATKGLDAVKSIKITLFKPIRPMLAERIRTAEEALERMEGKAAVEYKLDGERVQLHKGKQNVELFSRRLEKITSHYPDVAEAIKSIKSEVILEGEVVAINAETGDYLPFQELMHRRRKYGVEEAMENYPVVMNFFDVLYVDGKSKTELTYMERRKLLKKIIDAVKDDNKVRLIEQTIATKPEEIDRFMAAAIEDGCEGVMIKQLSSTYRAGAREYAWVKLKREYRSDLADTLDLVVVGALHGRGRRTGKYGALLLAAYDQKTDMFQSVTKVGTGFTDVHLEQFYNELEKHIINQRHARVQTGMDMDVWFEPNMVIEVIASEITLSPSHAAALNALRPGYGLALRFPKFTGKIRDDKKPEDATATEEIVEMYRRQLKVAGPSYAAEAEGEEGG
- a CDS encoding 30S ribosomal protein S25; translated protein: MGGNKKKPVGSSDKTAQVGPGGAEIKQASEEKKKAPKPQQKQKLAVMVEEPAGMKALQGMKSITTQALARNIGVKISVANTFIKSLEQKGTIRAVGGYSGHKVYQLVKQ
- a CDS encoding cyclophilin-like fold protein, producing the protein MQQPPAGSVSRFKLTIEIANKGSASAELVRHLAPLTSNAILKALPLQDRIHRYADKFAYIETGLVIGAEKQKTQFRRGDLAYLTTNGSICVFLQDATVQPMNPLGIITGNIEVVESSQPGDVMVVKKA
- a CDS encoding DNA-directed RNA polymerase subunit K, with protein sequence MKHSSKKSAAPKKPATTAKAKTKKASAPRPLKKNKKGAASRKQVQELIASKKSSRPADEVVTYPEVEYELKEIEPQGNKVLIGPPWLTRFERARITGSRSLQLSLGAPPLIKVPEQAKSSIMLAVEEIDAKALPISIRRILPNGVYQDIPIDWMK
- a CDS encoding helix-turn-helix transcriptional regulator, which codes for MPPAEEDVLAPYVNTKDTFIELASEQRLAIMFRLNEKRAKISQLSKDLGITMQEVHRNVKRLQDAGLIEKDPEGVFSLTTFGNTIIKQIPTLNYLAKHKDYFSEHVLGELPIKFIMRLGALDKCEFVKGVVAILERWKDIYRQADEYIYEIVPQVPIDLIEPAVTRVKEKGVKYSYIFPKDVIIPKGRKELLKKLGHNELLNKGAIERRMVESVQVAVILNEKQAAVLFPTQKGETDMNIIFYSSDPVFHEWCLDYFRYRWYGSEIFDESKLKEI
- a CDS encoding transcriptional regulator; translated protein: MLLPSEIEAKSLIPAVRAILAKKLIKEYSLKEEDVAKVLGITQAAVSNYVRGTRGDIELISKLESVREVMRMIDDIAKDLSTNKAYTPSTLAKFVGLCNYMRYTLIICDVHHSIESNIDETICEQCRGTLVREH